In the genome of Candidatus Bathyarchaeota archaeon, one region contains:
- the proC gene encoding pyrroline-5-carboxylate reductase, producing the protein MNNIRLGIIGSGKIGEALIKGIISSKKISKQNICSSDKKDDRRDYVSNEYSIKCFENNVDVVTRSDVIILAIKPNEVKNVVTEISDVITKKHLLITIAAGVTINYISKNLKKDVPIIRGMPNTPVLVQEGMTVLTTNNCTDEQLALAKEIFESVGKVVVLEEKYLDTVTGLSGSGPAYIFMVIESLAESGVKLGIAREISNLLAAQTTLGSAKMVLETGEHPALLRDMVTTPGGVTIDGIIQLEEGKLRTSIINAVVKATNRSKELVLND; encoded by the coding sequence ATGAACAATATACGTTTAGGAATAATTGGATCAGGTAAGATCGGTGAAGCCTTGATAAAAGGCATAATATCTTCAAAGAAGATAAGCAAACAGAATATTTGCTCAAGTGACAAAAAAGACGATAGAAGAGATTACGTTTCTAATGAATATTCGATAAAATGTTTTGAGAATAATGTAGATGTTGTAACAAGAAGCGATGTAATTATTCTCGCAATCAAGCCTAATGAAGTAAAGAATGTAGTTACAGAAATTAGTGACGTAATTACGAAGAAACATCTATTGATTACTATTGCTGCTGGTGTAACAATTAATTATATATCAAAAAATTTGAAAAAGGACGTCCCGATTATCAGAGGTATGCCAAACACGCCTGTGCTAGTACAAGAAGGAATGACTGTTTTAACAACTAACAATTGTACTGATGAACAATTAGCGTTAGCAAAAGAAATTTTTGAGTCTGTAGGGAAAGTTGTGGTACTTGAAGAAAAATATCTCGATACAGTCACAGGATTAAGTGGAAGTGGGCCGGCATATATATTCATGGTAATTGAATCGCTAGCCGAATCTGGCGTGAAACTCGGTATTGCTAGGGAGATCTCGAATTTACTTGCTGCGCAGACAACACTAGGTTCTGCAAAGATGGTTTTGGAAACAGGGGAGCATCCCGCTTTATTAAGAGATATGGTAACAACACCTGGTGGTGTTACTATAGATGGCATAATTCAGTTAGAAGAGGGAAAACTTAGGACCTCAATAATTAATGCTGTTGTTAAAGCGACTAACAGATCAAAAGAATTGGTATTAAACGACTAG